The region CCAAATCATTGTTATTTTAACATTGCTACCATTTCATGACCTGAGATTGATAACATTGAACGTGCCCTATTAATGTGAAtgtatttagaaaaattaatctGTTATATTTGTGATATCATTTTATAGAAAACAGCAATAaatgacaaataataaaaaaacattaaaggaAGCTTTAAATTGGCTTGTAATGTAAATAAAAGTTGCAAATGAAAGGAAAAGTAAAGGTAAAAAGCAATTGGAAGTTGGAACAAAGATGGTTTTCGGTGTCTAGACACAACTTCAGTGCCTTCTTATACATCACTCTAGCTACAATACACATTCAGTTCTCGTACATCACGTACAATTCATATAAATTTCCAATGAATTCAAAGTGTCACAGAATCCAgtcaaacaacacaaaatgaTATACATTCAATAGTtagtttcccttaccttgaAGTTAGCTCTGAAATTTCTAGATTCTACCAAAGCACTTTTCAACCCTGAGCCAAGGTTACAACAACTCCTTCCTCATAAACCCTCTGTTAAGCTTGATATTCAAACAATAGGACTTAATCAGGTTATTGAGGAATTGAGAGAGTTCTTAGATAGATAATGGATTTCTAGGATAAGGATTTTTCCCAAAATGCTTGATTTGGCCGAATCTCACTTTTATAGCAAGGGTGCATGCAATTCTCTAATCTGTTTGAGTTACATGTAATAAACATTAAATCCTTCCCTCGTGGATACTTGTTTTCCACTTTCCTATCACTTATGCTCCACCACTTCTGAAGTTTAGTGTGTTTATTATCTCTCGAATCAAGTGTTTACTTTATAGGCACTTGTTTTCCATTTTTTGACAATTTACTCCACCACCGTTTTAAGCATCTGTTATATCTTGCCACATactcatttaatttttagattatcttGCCACAGTTTTAAGCATCTTTGGTAAActctacaaaaaatatttaataaatattttaatatttaaagaatgaAAAGTTGCTTGTGTTTTCTGGTCTTGAAGTTTAGGTTGGTTTTAATATGTATGTCAGTCACATGTGTGTTTTTGATTATTCTTGTTTAATTAAGTTCAGAACTTTTttgtgtattgtttttgttCCAACAGCTTGAGCAGAAAGTACATGATGTGGAGAACTTTTACTCAAGTATGAATAAAAAGCAAACAAACACACTTAAAGGTAATTCAACTTCAAAGGATAAGGAGAAACATGTTCCAAGTATTAAGAAGCAACAACAGGATGCCTCACGTAGAGAAGTGGCTGCTTTAAAAAGAATGCAAGATCTTATGCGCCAATTTGGCACAATACTACGCCAGGCAACTACTTTTCATTTATCAATTGTGTTTGTGTTGATATGCTGTAATATTTGAAACATGCTTTTTAGTGCAACTATGTTAACGTGTTAATTGTCTATTTATTTAGATGTCATTCTTTTTGTGACATTTGTGGGATCATTGTGATTGTTCTTATTTGGACTTATGCAGTGTTATCGAAAATCCGTTATGGTGGCACCATAGTGGAAATCGGTGGTGGTTTTACAACTTGCCACCACAACATGGCGGCGCGATGTGGGTTTTGCGGTTGTTTTTTTCATCACAGTTTTCTGCCACGAAATGAAGATGGCTAAAAAAGTGGTGCAGGAGAAGAAAACTCCATTTGTAGGGACGACATGGTAGGGTAGGAGAAGAAAAACCCCTTTGTGCATAGGGCAGCAACACAAGGAGGAAACCctaattatttcttttctttgttttcaacaCAAGGATGAATAAGCGAAAAAATTCATCTTtgcaattgaagaaaaagtgtcaccatagtttaataaaaaatttgtgtaTAACCTTTGGACACTAGGTGAACTTTGAGACAATCAGTAGTGCCATCAAGACCAACTTTGCTAGCAAAATTCATCTACAATCAACAATAGATTTTCTAGAAGGTAAAGGAATGAATTCCTAAGTTCTACTATTATGAAGAACATTTATTTCATCAAGTATGGCCATTAGAATGAGCTAAAACATCATCTATAGATTTTGGAATtgacaaaaaagaaattgagGAAATACAAGTTCAAAGTGATGGAAATAACCTATGATAACTCAAAGTAGTATAATAAAGAGAGGGATTACGGGTAGAGCATAAATCTATATGCAGGGCAATGGGAtgattagattcaattgttggAGTTGAAGGGGATGGAAGAGTTGACATTAGAAGAGAGTCATTCGGTGGACGATTGAGAATCTGTCGACGTGTCTACACTTGTAGAGGTAGTGGAGGTGGGGGACTTTTGTAGGTATAATAGACACAATAGGAGGATCATAGATAACTATGATCGTGACTTGATTAGATCGAGATGTAGTTGGAgagggaagaagatgaatagtaCTAACACCATGTGAGGAGGTAAATAACCTGAAGTAgacaaataagagaaaatatttataaccaataatgtaATCTGTGACACTTGAGTCTAGAACCTAAGGGCCAAGAGAGTTGTAGTGATGCCAACAAAGGATGTATCTATGTGTACCTATGTGTGCAACAAAAGTAGTGGAACTAAAGTTTTGACGATTCTcataccatttgagaaatttgttgaaGATAGCATGATGTTTTGGAGTATTAAATGAAGTGGGATCCAAATGAGATGGTTGTGGGGGAGCAACTTGTGCAACCACAACAAATCAAGGATGATGACCATGTAAGGCATAACAATGATCAATTCTGTGACTAAGCTTGTGACAATGTTCACACCTATGACACCCTTTTCTTGCCTTGTGAGGGAAATTGCGATCATCATGTTGGAATATCATAGGTGACTAAATAGGGTATTTTAATGGTTGACTTACCAGACATGCAATAAAGTGGAACAAGGGGAAGTAAAGGTAGGTACAACTGGGGATCCTAAAATCTGATCACAGACATGTGAATAATCACCAAGAAGTTCATGTAAGGCTAACAACATGAAAGACTTTGATTGTTGCTGTAGTTCATGAGATGGAGTGGAGTTAGGAGACAATAACTCATTGAAGTCATGGAGAATAAGATGAACTATACCCAACTGTTCATCCATTGAACCATTAAGAAGTTTGGAAGCAAcaatatttaagatattttgaCAATCATTATAAAGACAGTTAAGTATCATTGGTGTATAACAGTGTGTCTTGTTTCCAAAACTTCTAAACATGTCGCAGAGGCGCAAAATATTTGTCATAGTTATGACTTCAATACAATGCATAAAATCAACTTTCATTCTTAAGGTTCTTctatatataaacattatattGGTAAAGTATTCGATGCCAAGTATTGTTATTGTTAAGAAGTagactttaaacctaactcaatcttacaaaatcggcttgtaaggtaaggtttgcacttacatatacacacacaacacacacacacacacacacacacacatatatatatatatatatatatatattctaaattagtCTTATCTTCATTCAATGTGGAATTTCCAACACACACCCCTCACACTGAAACATCTACATCTCAAGTGTGGGACTAGACATTAATGGGTTGTCCGATATCGAGTGGAACAATAGatccaacaaataataaattgcGATAGAATAGGCTAACCCATGaatttgataccatgttaagaagaggattttaatcttaactttacaaaatcgacttgtaagatgaggtttgcacccacttatatattataatcttgtcttatctctagttgatgtagGATTTCTAATAGACCCTCTCACGTCGAGGCATATACTTGAGCGTGGGATTACATTAATGAGTGGTTCGATGGTGGCCCAATAACGGGTGGAACAATATACCCAACAAACACCAAATCTCGCTTGGATAGGCTCAAACtcatgactctgataccatgttaacaattggactttaaacctaactcaatcctacaaaattggcttgtaaggtgaggtttgcactcacatatatattgtaaattggcCTTATTTCTAGCACACCCCCTCACGTTGAGGCATGTATATCTCATGCGGATAGGCTCAAATCCATGGCTCGAtttaggcttaaagtccacttcttaagAGTTATATTTGATTTGGTGTTGTTATGTGGCTTGGTTACTTCAATTTATCTCTGATTTCTCTTGTAAAAGCTGTTATGTAATGTTTGATTGTTTAAAAATTGAGTAGTTTAGACTCTGCTTTAGGCTTAAGTGTAGGGAATGTTAGTCTCttcaaattatgaaattagTTCTTTAATAACTGGTCTCTTCTACCAGATCACACAACACAAGTGGGCTTGGCCTTTTATGCAGCCTGTGGATGTAGAGGGGCTTGGTTTACATGATTATTATGAGGTATGATTAATATATGAATTTCCCCATGTTACTCTTGCATTAGTATGGTCTTTCTTGGGGTATTTTGGTGCTAATATTTAGAGACTTTCGAAGTTCATGATATTGCTTTTTAAGTTTTGAGGTTTTCGTAAATTTCATTGTGTTGAGAGAAAAATTGCAatacatttgataaagtttgtatCTGACTTATATTTATACAATGGAAGCTTTTATTTAGAATGaatcataaagataaagttAACATCAAGCctaatttatatacatattattcTTGATCTCtgataatatttgtaaatactTTTTTCATAATCTCTAACATATTTGCATGGTTATCATACTTGCGTGTTAACTTGAAAACACCAATGAGTTTATTAAACGAGTTTACATTCTTATATCCACTGCTTGAGTTGACTCAGAAAGAAACTTGTTTTTGAAGCAAGATCAATAGGCTTGATGTGAACTTGGTGAACTTGACCAAACTCGTGAGCTTGCAATCGAGTTGGCAAATTCGGAGGGGTTTTCTTTCAACGCGAAATGGCTCCAGTGATCATTGTTTcttacaagaaataaaaaaactcatTGTGATTAAGTTCATCCCTTTCTACCTCATGGATTAGGATTTGTTGTTTTGTACATcttgaataatcatcaataaaagtggCAATATAGTAAAATCCTCAATTAGATTCAACACAACTTGGTTCCCAAATGTTATCGTGAActaaggcaaaaggagacaaagcaCGTTGAGACACTTTTAGGGAAAGAACTACAagtgttttttcataattaacaTGACTCACAAGAAAAGCTTAATAACGTAGACAAACTTGGAACGAGTTGCTGTATCTTGAACAGGTTAGGATGACCTAACTAACTATGAATAAGAGACATATAGTTCATAATATCCCCTATTTTTCTTATTTGCATTATTTACATACGCTTTAGCAGTGTAATTCTTTATCTAAAATACTTCGCGAAGAAAGTGCAATTATTTTGAAATCCCGATAGGTTACACTTTTGTGATTTCAAATGACTGATTTCATTCAGCAGTGTGTTGGAGGAACCTGATTTTCCATATCATTCACTTACCATGATTTGATTGATCTGTTGTATATGCTGCTTTCTAGGTGATTGACAAGCCCATGGATTTCAGTACGATTAAGAATCAAATGGAGGCTAAGGATGGTACTGGATATAAGCATATTCGAGAAATATGTGCTGATGTGAGGCTGGTTTTCAAAAATGCTATGAAATATAATGACGAAAAAAGTGATGTTCATGTGATGGCAAAAACATTGTTGGCAAAATTTGAGGAGAAATGGTTGCAACTTCTGCCTAAAGTTACTGAAGAGGTaacttattttcaattaattgtttGAGACCATTTGTTGTGTTGGATGGAACATTATGAATTCagaaattttgtttccttttcatAGTGGAAACAACGTAGATGTTTTTGACAACGCTGTCTTTATAACTGTTATCATATGAGGTTATTAAATTGTAGGAAACAAGACGAGAAGAGGAAGAAGCTGAAGCACAGTTAGCATTGCAAGTTGCTCAGGAAGCAGCTCAAGCTAAAATGGCTAGAGACTTGAGTAATGAGGTATTTGTAAGAGGTTTACAACTTTATTATAATATGGGACCATGAATTTAATCAAACAATCCATGTGCCTCTTCTTTAGGAATATTAAAGATACACTTGATTTAGGAGTATTgaactatatttattttgttaagatGTACTCTATATTTTTCAGTTGTACGAAGTTGATGTGATTCTAGAAGAGCTACGGGAGATGGTTCTTAAAAGATGCAGGTTAGCTGTTGCATCATATGTTTCCTGGAAAACATATTCAAGTAATATAGCATGTAATATGGTTTGGCATAAAATTTTGTGTGATGCAATTGtatgtagggatggcaacgggtcgggtcgggcacgAATAGTATGATATCCGTACCTGACCCGCTAAAAAAAAATCCGCCCGTTACCCGCCCGTTTACCTGCtgggtatccgcttaaaaaatacccgcggatatttttaaaatccgcgggtacccgtggatacccgatacccgcaaatatttaaaaaaatatgaattttataaattttttaatataaaattataaaaataaaatataaattaaattaaattataattataattaaatttgacataataaaatatactgttacttctaattttaattaaatttaacttaataaaatataaattaaatattaattttaattttttgcgggtaacgggtacccgcgggtacggatagtatgatacccgtatccGACCCgttacccgctacccgcgggtaataaatacccgcggatagTAACTATCCGTCGCGGATTTTATCCGCAGATATCTGCGGGCACGGGTATTTTTGGCATCCCTAATTGTATGCATGCTTAGGTGACGCTTTTGGAATACAAATAATGAAATTCATTTCTTCTTCCCTTTTCTTCCATCTGTGGCTTAGAACTTATAATTTCAACAAGGTACCAGATTGTTTCCTGTTCCCCACGTGCATACTCATTTTGCTGTCAAGTTTTGTAAACCTAGGAGCTCtacttaatttcaatatttgttcttttgatgtAGATTGCATCCACCCAAATAGACTTAACAAGCACCTTCGCACCTTCTTTGGGTGTATCATTCCCTCCTTTAGAAGGAGTTTGACCCAATGTTGTTAATGGTGGATGGTGGAGAGCCCAAAGACACGCACACTAAaccataaatattaaaaaaaaaaatcgcaGCACATATTGATACTAGAAAGCAGTTGATTTAAATAACAATGGATTAAATTCCTAGAAAACATGACAAGTTTCACTAGTTCATAATAACAAGTGCCATATATACATCAATTCAGTCCTTCAGGTTAAAGAACAAATTTGATGTCATTTTGAATATGATAAAAACAATATTGTATTGAGCTTTGGAgcaatttgatatatttataaattgatatcctATTTTGTACATACCCACACGCTTGATTTTTCTCGATCTTTCAAATGTGTTTTTTCTGGGATGTCATTGCTCTAAAAACGATATCACTATTTCTCTTGTAATCTTAACCAGTCTTCGTATCAATGCAACTTGTAGAATAGTTCGTCTGTCAAGATCGTTACTTAATGTGTATTTTAggaaagtttaattttattctctATCATAGCTGATTATTTGTTGTTAATTGTTGGattatttttctagaataaatCTTATAACTATTGGGCAGTGTTATTAAATTTTGGGCCATGGCGGTGCCATTGCGGAAACCGGTAACGGTTTCCCAACCTTCCGCCACAACAAGGCGGAGGCGAATCGGTTTTTTCATGGCAGCTCATGGCGGCCGCTTTTGGCATGGCAGGTGGCGGTGGCGCAGCGGTTGTGGCAAAAAATTCGGACCCAAAAGCAAAAACTATGGTCGTGAACAGAAGGGAAGAATGGTGAAGAATGGCAGCAGAAGAATGACAGCAGCGACAATGTGGGAGGGAGGAAGAAGAtaacttgaaaccctaaattaTTCGTCTAGTGTTTAATAATATTGGGATTTGTTCCCCTAGAATTAGTTGATTAATATTTCCATAATAGCCAACAGACTTTTGTACTTATAGGTCCAATGACCTAATAATTTTGTATGAGAAATAACATATTCTTCCTTCTAAATTTgagatggtatcagagcttttGATCCTAGGAACCTCTGACTGTAGCCTAAAACCCAAATCACAACCACCACTACACAACCTTGATCCATCGCTGCCCCTATTATTCATTGCAGCCTTCATCGCCTAAAACCCAAATCACAACCACCACTACACAACCTTGATCCATCGCTGCCCCTATTATTCATTGCAGCCTTCATCGTTGCTAACCTTACCGCCTTCATTGTATCTTCCTCTCATCACAATCTTCATCCGTGGTTGAGATTGTGAATTCCATTCCTAAAACAGGGGACAAAATCCCAAGAGTGTTGGAGAATTCCAGAATGTTCGTTCTGCTTATTAGCTAACTGGAAGAATGATCTTAAATGGTCTTAACTCATTAGGACCACATTGAAGGGAAAAGGAAAGGGCAGTAACCTTACTGGCGCTGCCTTACTGACAATGCTCTTATTGAAATGGATGCCAAGTTCAAATCATGGGACGAAGAAGACTATGTAATCATGGCATGGCTGTGGAATTCAATGGTACCAGAAATTAGTAATACTTGTATGTTCCTtaaatcagcaaaggaaatttGGGGAGCGGTGGAACAAACGTATTCGAAGGCCATAGATGTTGCACAAATATATGATGTAAAGGTGGAAATCTTGGGAGCCAAATAGGAAAACAAATCTGCCATAGAATATGCCAATCAACTCAAGTCTTTATGGATGGAATTGGATCACCATCGCATTATAAAAGCAAAGTGCTCACAAGATTTAGCAATCCTTAAGATTACATTGAACAAAATAGggtttatgatttttttgtaGGCCTGAATTCTGAATAGGATCAGGTTCGTATAAATTCTGGGAAAAGAGAAACACCCATGCTCAACTTGATGCTGGAAACCCCAATTGTTGAAAGCACAACAATGGTAGTTGAAGAAGGAACAACCATGATTgttaatcaaaagaaaaatggatTTTCCAGTATGGAGAAAAAAAGAGGAAGTTTGGTGTCTTTATTGCAACAAGCCATGCCACACACGGGAGAAGTGCCTGAAATTACATGGAAAATCTCCAAATCGAGAATGGGGCAGAAACGCCAAAGCCGAGAAAGGGGTAGAAAGGAGGTTCTGAAAAAAAGGGGAGGACAAGGGCAAGTACACACTGCTAATGGACATAGTGAAGAGCTGGTCAGTTAAATCATGAAATAGAAAAGGTAAGGTCTTTTTTGAGAAAATCGGAGAAGCCTACTTGTATGTGCTCCTTAACATGTTCTAGTAAGTTTCCGTTTTCTTTTGGACTTGATGTTTCAAATACATTATGTACCCACTCCTGGATATTAGATTTTGGAGTCACAGACCATATGACACCCTTcaccaaatattttttcacatatttttcaTGTCCtagcaacaaaaaaaatttccatAGCAGACGGAACCCTTATAACAACATGACAAGGAGAGGTTCAATTAAACCTGTccataacattaaaaaatgttCTACATGTCCCTAAGTTGTCCACCAATTTAATTGCGATACAAAAACATACAAAAGATCTCTCatgtaatgttttttataacAATGGTTGTATATTAGTGGACAAGAACTCAGGGAGGATGATTGGACATGCTAGAGAACGGGATGGCCTGTACTACATAGAAGATTCTAATATGTCTATTAGAAGTCACTCTCTTATATCTGAATCCACCATGACCAACAAAAAAAACATCTAACTTCACCATTGTTGGATGGGACATGCAAAAGTAATATTTCCTTCCTTGtttaagaatttatatataGGGAGTCTACATTGCGAGGTGTGTGAGCTTGCTAATCACAAGCACGTACCTTTTCCtattagtaataaaatgagttattttctttttttctcttgttcACATTGATGTATGGGATTATGCTAATGTTCCTATTATCTCGGGTGCAAAATGGTTTTTAACTTTCATAGATGATTGTACCAAGGTTATTTGGTTTTCTAATTGAAACAGAAATCTGAAGTTAGttctatatttatttggtttgtcTCAATGATTAAAAACCAATTTCGAGTCAACATTAAGAGAATTAGCTGACAATGCCATGGACTATTTTAACTGTGTTCAACCTTTTCTGCCAAAAGAAAGGGATTGTTCATGAGTCTTATGATATTCTGATAACTGTGTTTTGGATGATTAAAATGTACGGTTCATTTTTTGAACAGATTATCTGTTAGCaatgtttgataaattttgtcTCATTCCTTTTAAACCGAACTATTGGTATTTTCATCATTAAGCAAATGATAGGGTACTTCATTGTCACAACATAAATATAGAAATTTGATAGCATGGCTTAAACGCCAATAAAGTAACTAAGCTTAGCTGTCGAATAATTCTTCCCTTCATATCTACCTTAACTTGTCATTCTATAAagataattttgagaaaattattTGCAGAAAAATGTCTACtgaagaaaagagaaagctTGGAGATGGTCTTACCCGGTTGTCACCTGATGATCTAAGCAAAGCACTGGAAATTGTTGCTCAAAGCAATCCAAGCTTCCAGGCCACTGCTGAAGAGGTGGATCTAGACATGGATGCTCAGGTCATTCATTATGTGTACATTTCAAAGTGTCATGacattcaattttttcttaaattcttaataaataaataagcaaCCAGATAAATAaggttgtttttatttctttctggATTGAATTACAGTGTTTGTCACAATTTGCATTCGTGAGTACGCTAATTTGTATACTGTGTTCCTTAAGCAGAGTGAGTCTACCTTGTGgaggttaaaatattttgtgaagGAGGCGTTAGAAGTGCAGGGCAAGAACTCAGGAAACATGGGTGGCAATGAAAACcagaacaacaacaaaagaaaaaaagagttcTGTGATGCTATTGCCAAAACGAAAAAGAAGACCAAGAAGACAACCTGATGATTTTTGGATATGATAACCCCCGTCTGTTTTACATTATCTCAAATGATTGCTGATGCCGAAGGAGTAACTTCAAGAAACAAACCCATTAGTACGAAGCCATTTGGGTAAATAACAAAAGTTGTGTTGATAAAATTAGTCATTCGTGACAACCATGGCCTTTTCAAGTGTTCTCCTTTTTGCACTGGAAGAAATCCTTGGAATGTAACCCAGTAGCTTGAAGGTAATTTCGGTTTTCCTTGATCCTCTTTGTGGTGATCTGCCACTTAGTACAGGGAAACCATGCACTCTTCATTTCGGTGGTTAAATAGAGAGATAAgtttctctttatatatttatgccAATTTGTTGGTTGTAATTTTGTTATTAGAAACCAATGGCCAAGTCATGGAAATTCTGTATATTATCTTAGACTAGTTTTAGCTCAAGGGATGGTGTTATGTTTGACTTGCTTCAAGTCAGAATTTTCTCATGAGTTGTATTTTCTCACCTGCGACTGTAAGCCTTCTTTCCATATTGGTTTTAGAGTTTaggtttaatattaatttaatcctatttttgttttgttgaatttgtttaattaggtcttaattttattctttttaatcaaGTTCCAATTTTGACattgttaatttgatttatttttacgACGTTTAAATAGTTAATCGTAGAGAATGTCTGGTTTGACGTGGTTCAGTTCGTGCTGACATGGTCTGACGCACCTTTCACCgtcattttctttcttccatACATTGGAAACCACCATCAAAACACTCTCCTTCCACTCTTCAATCAACTCCCATCTTCATTCGTTCAACACCAAACCTATTTTCCTGTGCCCCAAACTTACCTCCTCCTCCCCAGTCAAGCCCAATCTTTACCTAACTGCAAACTCAGCATATTTCTCACACCCCTCCCACTAAGCCCACGTAACCCTCCAACTAAATACTacctagtttaattttattttacctttatatacatatataagttTGACATAATTCAGaacaatttattcaaatataaatcaAGGTAGAAGATTAGAGTACAACAAAAACTATAACATGTTTTGTCAGAACAATCTAAACAATAACTATATTAAGATT is a window of Vigna unguiculata cultivar IT97K-499-35 chromosome 4, ASM411807v1, whole genome shotgun sequence DNA encoding:
- the LOC114182295 gene encoding transcription factor GTE6-like isoform X1; amino-acid sequence: MMETFGASISEVRNVATGNSNDGTVEMEGFKQRVDEIISKVDKLEQKVHDVENFYSSMNKKQTNTLKGNSTSKDKEKHVPSIKKQQQDASRREVAALKRMQDLMRQFGTILRQITQHKWAWPFMQPVDVEGLGLHDYYEVIDKPMDFSTIKNQMEAKDGTGYKHIREICADVRLVFKNAMKYNDEKSDVHVMAKTLLAKFEEKWLQLLPKVTEEETRREEEEAEAQLALQVAQEAAQAKMARDLSNELYEVDVILEELREMVLKRCRKMSTEEKRKLGDGLTRLSPDDLSKALEIVAQSNPSFQATAEEVDLDMDAQSESTLWRLKYFVKEALEVQGKNSGNMGGNENQNNNKRKKEFCDAIAKTKKKTKKTT
- the LOC114182295 gene encoding transcription factor GTE6-like isoform X2, with the translated sequence MMETFGASISEVRNVATGNSNDGTVEMEGFKQRVDEIISKVDKLEQKVHDVENFYSSMNKKQTNTLKGNSTSKDKEKHVPSIKKQQQDASRREVAALKRMQDLMRQFGTILRQITQHKWAWPFMQPVDVEGLGLHDYYEVIDKPMDFSTIKNQMEAKDGTGYKHIREICADVRLVFKNAMKYNDEKSDVHVMAKTLLAKFEEKWLQLLPKVTEEETRREEEEAEAQLALQVAQEAAQAKMARDLSNELYEVDVILEELREMVLKRCRWRWRSGCGKKFGPKSKNYGREQKGRMVKNGSRRMTAATMWEGGRR